A portion of the Acidisarcina polymorpha genome contains these proteins:
- a CDS encoding PilN domain-containing protein, with amino-acid sequence MRITLNLASKPFIELRPLYARLRWWMAILLILAIPLWLFLKTETRKAALANAKLQAVETSIQRLQNQQRSYQAMMQQPQNAAVLTQAAFLNQLFARKAFSWTAVMMDLETVLPGGVQVMNIDPATDKSGNVTIRLRVSGQRDRAVELVRNLEHSRRFLQPRLATESADTSNSNGGQANLQPASGTGNVNFDVLADYNPLLPESKRPAKTTTAKAVGPAATAPSAKSHRNSSPRRPTPAQPQQPQTPGRPTKGAQ; translated from the coding sequence ATGCGCATTACCCTCAATCTCGCCTCCAAGCCGTTCATCGAACTCCGTCCGCTCTACGCGCGACTACGTTGGTGGATGGCCATCCTGCTCATATTGGCGATTCCGCTCTGGCTCTTTCTGAAGACAGAAACTCGTAAGGCGGCGCTTGCAAACGCCAAGCTTCAAGCCGTCGAGACCAGTATCCAGCGCCTCCAAAACCAGCAGCGCAGCTATCAAGCTATGATGCAGCAACCACAAAACGCCGCGGTTTTGACTCAAGCTGCCTTTCTCAACCAGCTTTTCGCCCGCAAGGCTTTTTCCTGGACCGCGGTCATGATGGACTTGGAAACCGTGCTGCCGGGTGGCGTTCAGGTCATGAACATCGACCCGGCCACCGACAAATCAGGCAACGTCACCATCCGTCTCCGCGTCAGTGGGCAGCGCGATCGTGCCGTCGAACTGGTGCGAAATCTGGAACACTCCCGTCGTTTTCTCCAGCCGAGACTGGCGACGGAGTCGGCCGATACCAGCAACAGCAACGGCGGGCAGGCAAATCTTCAACCCGCGAGTGGCACCGGCAATGTGAATTTTGATGTCTTGGCCGACTACAATCCGCTTCTACCGGAGTCCAAACGGCCTGCTAAGACGACCACCGCGAAAGCAGTCGGGCCGGCCGCTACCGCACCTTCCGCAAAATCTCACAGGAACTCCTCGCCCAGAAGGCCGACCCCTGCACAACCTCAACAACCACAGACGCCTGGACGTCCAACGAAGGGAGCGCAATGA
- a CDS encoding type II secretion system protein, whose protein sequence is MEWQSSERAAMMRAATKIAGKKWATGSEDGYVLIGVLFLVVIILIWLAVAAPKVATAIRRDKELELYHRGMQYTRGIKLYYKKFGSYPISLDQLENSNNIRFLRKRYKDPFTGKADWRIIHFGEAKVPQTGLFGQPLGAAGAAGTGANGAGTTGTNGQASSGFGASSSFGNNSGSSGSSFGNSFSSGGSGSSFGSNGSGSSFGSSNGSSFGSSNGGSGFGGGSSSGFGGSGTSSSNPTSPGDPGSGPGLSGAGTGTSGSGFGTPGSSTGGTTGLGTSTLTSSNGSPIGSGGPIVGVASSVTKESIREYKKQKHYNEWEFVYNPQTDLGGLGGNNGMGVAGAGGNTGFGNNPGSSFGGGSNSGFGNNSGSSFGGNSGSGFGNSSGSGFGNNPGSGFGNNNNGNSGNNGNPGSNPGTGTPPNNNPNQPTPQ, encoded by the coding sequence ATGGAATGGCAGAGTAGTGAACGGGCGGCAATGATGAGAGCAGCGACTAAGATCGCGGGAAAGAAATGGGCGACAGGCAGCGAAGATGGCTATGTGCTCATCGGCGTCCTCTTTCTTGTCGTCATCATCTTGATCTGGCTGGCGGTGGCGGCGCCTAAAGTCGCGACTGCGATCCGCCGGGACAAGGAGCTGGAGCTCTACCATCGTGGCATGCAGTACACCCGCGGGATCAAACTCTATTACAAGAAGTTCGGAAGCTACCCAATCTCGCTCGATCAACTGGAAAACTCCAATAACATTCGATTCCTTCGCAAGCGTTATAAGGACCCATTTACCGGGAAGGCCGATTGGCGGATCATTCACTTCGGCGAGGCCAAGGTTCCTCAAACCGGTCTCTTCGGACAACCGCTCGGGGCAGCCGGCGCTGCCGGAACCGGAGCTAACGGCGCTGGGACGACTGGAACCAACGGGCAAGCTTCGTCGGGATTTGGGGCCAGCAGCAGCTTTGGAAACAATAGCGGAAGCAGTGGTTCCAGTTTCGGCAACAGCTTCAGCAGCGGCGGTAGTGGTTCCAGCTTCGGGAGTAATGGGAGCGGATCGAGTTTCGGGAGCAGCAACGGATCCAGCTTTGGAAGCAGCAACGGCGGATCCGGTTTTGGTGGAGGTTCCAGTTCCGGATTCGGAGGCAGCGGCACCTCCTCGAGCAACCCCACGTCGCCCGGCGATCCTGGATCTGGCCCGGGGCTAAGCGGCGCTGGGACCGGAACTTCCGGATCGGGCTTTGGCACACCAGGCAGCAGCACCGGCGGCACAACCGGCCTCGGCACGAGCACCCTCACTTCGAGCAATGGTTCGCCGATCGGGAGTGGCGGCCCGATCGTTGGTGTGGCCAGCTCCGTCACCAAGGAATCAATTCGGGAATACAAGAAGCAGAAACACTACAACGAGTGGGAGTTTGTCTATAACCCGCAGACTGACCTGGGGGGTCTCGGTGGCAATAACGGCATGGGAGTGGCGGGCGCCGGGGGAAACACTGGATTTGGCAATAATCCTGGTTCCAGCTTTGGCGGCGGTTCCAACTCTGGTTTCGGTAATAATTCTGGCTCAAGCTTTGGCGGTAATTCCGGCTCTGGTTTCGGCAATTCCTCTGGATCAGGCTTTGGCAACAATCCGGGATCCGGGTTCGGAAACAATAACAACGGCAATTCAGGCAACAATGGAAATCCAGGATCAAATCCCGGGACGGGCACTCCCCCAAACAACAATCCCAATCAGCCTACTCCGCAATAG
- a CDS encoding acyl-CoA desaturase, translating into MNSQAVVDPPLSDVAPALTPGISAEDQPLLTTPAIHPLSRAAQDRSVNWFTLFFVALFHAGAIAALFFFSWSAIAASLVFWFLAINLGICVGYHRLLTHRGYRTSRLLARGLAVCGTLALEGSPIYWVVNHRIHHQLTDKHGDPHTPKDGGWWSHAGWVIHGEGLSTQPELIRRYAPDLLKDPFLVLLSKYHYVPLILSAILLYALGGLPWLLWGVFFRVTIGLHAVWFVNSATHIWGSRRFPTKDESRNLWWVALLTGGEGWHNNHHAFPVSARHGFAWYEFDLNYYVIWTLGKAGLAKQINLAQPLREKGR; encoded by the coding sequence GTGAACTCACAAGCTGTTGTCGATCCGCCACTCTCGGACGTCGCTCCTGCCTTAACTCCTGGGATTTCGGCGGAAGATCAACCGCTCCTCACGACGCCGGCCATTCATCCGCTTAGCCGCGCGGCGCAGGACCGATCCGTCAACTGGTTCACGCTCTTCTTCGTGGCTCTTTTCCATGCCGGCGCAATTGCCGCATTGTTCTTCTTTAGCTGGAGCGCCATCGCGGCAAGCCTCGTGTTTTGGTTTCTCGCGATCAACCTTGGAATCTGTGTCGGCTACCATCGCCTGCTCACCCATCGCGGCTATCGGACATCGCGGCTGCTGGCCCGTGGGCTCGCAGTGTGTGGGACCTTGGCGCTCGAGGGCAGTCCGATTTATTGGGTAGTAAACCACCGTATCCATCATCAGCTGACCGACAAGCATGGTGACCCGCATACTCCCAAAGATGGCGGGTGGTGGTCTCATGCGGGGTGGGTTATTCATGGCGAAGGCTTGTCGACGCAGCCAGAGCTGATCCGCAGATACGCTCCGGATTTGCTCAAAGATCCTTTTCTCGTACTGCTGAGCAAGTACCATTATGTGCCGCTGATCCTCTCCGCAATCCTCCTTTATGCCCTTGGAGGATTACCCTGGCTGCTTTGGGGGGTTTTTTTTCGGGTGACGATTGGATTGCACGCAGTCTGGTTCGTCAACTCAGCCACGCATATTTGGGGCTCGCGTCGCTTTCCGACCAAGGACGAGTCTCGCAATCTCTGGTGGGTTGCACTGCTCACGGGCGGTGAGGGATGGCACAATAACCATCACGCATTTCCGGTTTCGGCGCGGCATGGCTTTGCATGGTATGAGTTCGACCTGAACTACTACGTCATCTGGACTTTGGGGAAGGCAGGCCTGGCCAAACAGATCAACCTAGCACAACCCTTGCGAGAGAAAGGTCGTTAG
- a CDS encoding HesB/IscA family protein, which produces MATSTVQAPATVVPAPDTFKSVPPLTLSDSAIEKVREIMATQDPLPAGLRIGVVGGGCSGFQYSMSFENQPGMMDKVFTYGALKVFVDATSLMYLNGCVVDYVETLEAAGFKFENPNTKSTCGCGSSFSV; this is translated from the coding sequence ATGGCAACCAGCACTGTCCAGGCACCAGCAACTGTTGTGCCCGCCCCCGACACTTTCAAGTCTGTGCCGCCCCTTACGCTGAGCGATTCGGCAATCGAGAAAGTACGCGAAATCATGGCGACCCAGGACCCGTTGCCCGCTGGCCTCCGCATAGGTGTGGTTGGTGGCGGATGCTCAGGCTTTCAATATTCGATGTCCTTCGAAAATCAACCCGGTATGATGGACAAGGTGTTCACCTACGGCGCCCTCAAGGTGTTTGTCGATGCGACGTCGTTGATGTATCTCAATGGGTGTGTCGTCGACTATGTCGAAACCCTGGAAGCGGCAGGCTTCAAGTTTGAGAATCCCAACACCAAGAGCACTTGTGGCTGCGGCTCCTCATTCAGCGTTTAG
- a CDS encoding ComEA family DNA-binding protein, translating to MSTARQAVEKSPVVAAILLAATSLAGCSSAPSNQQIQQQAAETTQQVKQGTEKAAADARVAAANAEDKINAVAAGVRQGLQGSGPALPPVDLNNATRDQLVALPGISPAKARKILAGRPYSAPNELVSRGILTQDQFDRISKRLTARPPTS from the coding sequence ATGAGCACAGCAAGACAGGCCGTCGAAAAGTCCCCGGTAGTTGCCGCCATCCTGCTGGCAGCAACCAGTCTGGCGGGATGCAGCAGCGCTCCGTCAAACCAGCAGATCCAGCAGCAGGCAGCCGAAACTACCCAGCAGGTTAAGCAGGGAACGGAGAAAGCTGCGGCGGATGCCCGGGTCGCAGCAGCCAATGCCGAGGACAAGATCAACGCGGTTGCCGCCGGAGTGAGGCAGGGTCTCCAGGGCAGTGGTCCCGCTTTGCCACCGGTGGACCTAAATAACGCCACCCGAGACCAGCTCGTTGCGCTTCCGGGAATTTCGCCCGCTAAGGCTCGCAAGATCCTTGCCGGACGGCCCTACTCCGCGCCCAACGAACTGGTTTCCCGAGGTATTCTCACCCAGGACCAGTTCGACCGCATCTCGAAGAGGCTTACAGCCCGGCCTCCGACATCTTGA
- a CDS encoding YceI family protein, producing the protein MAKQKQRFNRFPACGREEIFTTIGRALHCNRFSFAISFRKRLLALSILVFCGAVSAETQTPKVAVKLDPATTEIKWELKGNTHTTHGTFKLKGGLVTYDPATGVSEGEILIDLASGESGNKSRDAKMQKEVLESDRYPEAFFHPSKITGSAKPGISQTLTAGGIFNIHGADHPFTLQIKVDFEGNQATATTHFSVPYVAWGMKDPSSFLLRVGKEVDVDVVAHGTVLNSEAK; encoded by the coding sequence TTGGCCAAGCAGAAGCAACGCTTTAATAGGTTTCCGGCTTGCGGCCGGGAAGAGATTTTCACCACGATCGGAAGAGCACTTCATTGCAACCGTTTCTCGTTCGCCATAAGTTTTAGAAAGCGCCTCCTCGCGCTTTCTATACTGGTGTTCTGCGGCGCGGTGAGTGCCGAGACGCAAACCCCGAAGGTCGCCGTGAAGCTCGATCCCGCCACAACCGAGATCAAATGGGAGCTTAAGGGAAACACGCACACCACCCACGGCACCTTCAAACTCAAGGGCGGCCTGGTGACATATGACCCGGCCACCGGCGTTTCCGAAGGCGAGATACTGATTGATCTAGCCAGTGGGGAAAGCGGCAACAAAAGCCGTGACGCCAAGATGCAGAAGGAAGTCCTCGAGTCTGACAGATATCCCGAGGCGTTCTTCCATCCCAGTAAGATTACTGGCAGCGCGAAACCGGGAATAAGCCAGACCCTCACAGCCGGCGGCATCTTCAATATCCATGGCGCTGATCATCCGTTCACCTTGCAGATTAAGGTCGATTTCGAAGGCAACCAAGCTACTGCGACGACCCACTTCTCGGTCCCTTATGTAGCTTGGGGGATGAAGGATCCTAGCTCCTTTCTTTTACGGGTTGGCAAGGAGGTCGATGTGGATGTCGTGGCGCATGGAACAGTGCTAAATTCAGAGGCGAAATAG
- a CDS encoding NAD(P)/FAD-dependent oxidoreductase: MIRTPKSNTYQNCSCDALVIGGGPAGLAAGIALRQQGLDVVIVDALTPPIDKACGEGLMPDSRRELALLGVELTGGLEFSGIHFAQRNRGREHLATADFPQGRGIGIPRLDLHERLIERAAQLGVRFQWNSRAELRSNGEVRVAGQSFRFRYLIGADGEASSVRHWADLDAGFRLTERFGFRRHYAAAPWSDHVEVHWSDLGQVYVTPVGENEICMAAITRHRGPKFDEILEGFPYLRRKLLGVPTIGRGRGAVTSTRKLRRVTRGNVALIGDASGSADAITGEGLASAFREALLLGEALGRHSIRDYEIGHSRILRIPQAMAAMMLAMDRWPWLRNRALRLLAEDSELFTRLLAVHVGDIVPAGFGVGLGLRLMGRLLYPKTSSEAAAPQDASQVNAGGAEFGQAEATL; this comes from the coding sequence ATGATAAGAACTCCTAAATCGAATACGTACCAAAACTGCTCCTGTGATGCATTGGTAATTGGCGGTGGACCCGCTGGTCTGGCCGCCGGGATTGCCCTGCGCCAGCAAGGTCTCGACGTGGTCATAGTTGATGCACTCACTCCACCGATAGATAAAGCGTGCGGTGAGGGCTTGATGCCGGACTCGCGGCGCGAACTTGCTCTGCTTGGGGTTGAACTGACTGGTGGACTTGAATTCTCGGGGATTCACTTCGCCCAACGTAACCGCGGCCGGGAACACTTGGCCACTGCGGACTTTCCTCAAGGCAGAGGCATTGGCATTCCTCGCCTGGATCTGCACGAGCGACTCATCGAACGTGCGGCGCAACTGGGGGTTCGGTTCCAATGGAACTCCCGTGCCGAACTTAGGTCGAATGGCGAGGTCCGGGTGGCGGGACAGAGCTTCCGGTTTCGCTATCTGATTGGCGCCGATGGCGAAGCATCCAGTGTTCGACATTGGGCAGATCTCGACGCTGGATTCCGGCTCACTGAAAGATTTGGCTTCCGGCGTCACTACGCTGCCGCACCCTGGAGCGATCATGTCGAGGTCCATTGGAGCGACCTGGGACAAGTCTATGTGACCCCGGTCGGGGAAAACGAGATCTGTATGGCTGCGATTACACGACATCGGGGTCCGAAGTTCGATGAGATCCTTGAAGGGTTTCCCTACCTGCGCAGGAAGCTGCTGGGCGTTCCCACCATCGGCCGGGGACGCGGAGCAGTGACGTCCACCCGAAAGCTCCGCCGCGTCACCCGTGGCAACGTTGCGCTCATAGGAGACGCCTCTGGTTCCGCTGACGCCATCACCGGCGAAGGATTGGCCTCAGCGTTCCGCGAGGCGCTGCTCCTCGGCGAAGCGCTGGGCCGGCACTCTATCAGGGACTACGAAATTGGACATAGCAGAATTTTGAGGATCCCCCAGGCGATGGCAGCTATGATGCTCGCTATGGATCGCTGGCCTTGGCTCCGGAACCGGGCACTCCGTCTTCTAGCTGAGGACTCCGAGCTCTTTACCCGCTTGCTCGCCGTGCACGTCGGCGACATCGTGCCTGCTGGCTTCGGAGTAGGACTGGGACTTCGCCTCATGGGCCGCCTCCTGTATCCGAAGACCTCTTCTGAGGCTGCTGCCCCTCAGGATGCATCTCAGGTCAATGCAGGAGGCGCCGAGTTTGGCCAAGCAGAAGCAACGCTTTAA
- a CDS encoding type III polyketide synthase, translated as MRIANTATAFPEYYFTQREVVDALKNHWDRGAECAPMLERLFFRTGVDGRYYCRPLLEYQDLNTWGKMNDVWIEVAEQLGERAIDCVLKTAGVGRDKIGALFFVSVTGISSPSIDARLVNKMKLNPKLKRNPLFGLGCVAGAAGLARAADYVRAFPDQVAVLLSVELCSLTWQRGDINPAALIASGLFGDGAVAVLIAGANVNLPGPNLVASTQVFYPDTQDVMGWKVSEKGFQVILSPEVPNVVLKNLGKNVDEFLATRGLTRGDVGSWIMHTGGPKVLEATAEALNLTNGELDVSWQALKRVGNLSSGSVLIVLDEVMKNRRPAPGTRSILAAMGPGFCAEMSLLEW; from the coding sequence ATGCGTATTGCCAATACAGCCACCGCTTTTCCAGAGTATTACTTCACGCAGCGGGAGGTGGTCGACGCTCTCAAGAACCACTGGGACCGAGGTGCCGAATGCGCACCCATGCTGGAACGACTCTTCTTCCGGACCGGCGTCGATGGACGTTACTATTGCCGCCCGCTGCTCGAATACCAGGACCTGAATACCTGGGGCAAGATGAACGATGTCTGGATCGAGGTCGCCGAACAACTTGGCGAACGGGCGATCGACTGCGTTCTGAAGACCGCAGGGGTGGGACGAGACAAGATCGGCGCTCTCTTCTTCGTCTCGGTGACCGGCATCTCGAGCCCGTCGATCGACGCGCGGCTGGTCAACAAGATGAAGCTCAATCCGAAGCTGAAGCGCAACCCCCTCTTCGGACTAGGCTGCGTTGCCGGTGCGGCGGGATTGGCTCGTGCAGCCGATTACGTCCGCGCCTTTCCTGACCAGGTCGCCGTTCTGCTCTCAGTAGAGCTGTGTTCGCTCACCTGGCAGCGCGGCGATATCAATCCAGCGGCGTTGATCGCCTCAGGTCTCTTTGGCGATGGTGCGGTCGCAGTCTTGATCGCTGGAGCAAACGTTAACTTGCCCGGACCCAACCTCGTCGCCAGCACTCAGGTGTTTTATCCAGATACTCAGGATGTGATGGGCTGGAAGGTCTCCGAGAAAGGCTTCCAGGTCATTCTGTCCCCAGAAGTGCCGAACGTTGTACTCAAAAACCTGGGCAAAAACGTAGATGAATTCCTTGCCACCCGCGGGTTGACCCGAGGCGATGTCGGGTCGTGGATCATGCACACTGGAGGCCCTAAGGTGCTTGAAGCGACCGCCGAAGCACTCAATCTCACCAACGGCGAGCTGGACGTCTCCTGGCAGGCATTGAAGAGAGTTGGCAACCTATCCTCAGGTTCGGTGCTGATCGTGCTCGACGAAGTCATGAAAAATCGTCGCCCCGCACCCGGAACACGAAGCATCCTTGCCGCAATGGGACCCGGGTTTTGCGCGGAGATGTCGCTACTCGAGTGGTAG
- the glgA gene encoding glycogen synthase: MRAALFTREYPPHVYGGAGVHVEYLSWELSRLIEVEVHCWGEQWSDADTLRVIGQQPWTEITSDTSGQFKTALEALSLNLTQIKALSGVDIAHTHTWYVAMAGFLAKKLYGLPFVLTVHSLEPLRAWKAEQLGTGYALSSWMEKTAILDADAVIAVSNGTREDILRAYPEIDPARIHVIYNGINLREYRKTADTDALIRYGVDPTRPYVLFVGRITRQKGVTHLVDAIQYMPPETQVVLCAGAPDTPVIAEEMRHKFHEAKMKNPRIVWIEKMVSKEEAIQLYSNAQVFCCPSVYEPFGIINLEAMACETAVVASATGGIKEVVVDGETGYLVPFEADPVTGFPSHPDQFARDLGAKVTELLGDPQKCERFGKAGRKRAEEVFSWTSVAEQTVHLYMKLIADRKPA, translated from the coding sequence ATGCGAGCAGCACTGTTTACCCGCGAATATCCCCCGCACGTGTATGGTGGGGCCGGCGTCCATGTGGAGTATCTCAGCTGGGAGCTCTCGAGGCTGATCGAGGTTGAAGTTCATTGTTGGGGGGAGCAGTGGTCGGACGCCGACACGCTGCGCGTGATTGGGCAGCAGCCTTGGACCGAGATCACGAGTGATACCTCCGGTCAGTTCAAGACTGCGCTTGAAGCGCTGAGCCTCAATTTGACTCAAATCAAGGCGCTTTCAGGCGTGGATATTGCCCATACGCACACCTGGTATGTTGCCATGGCTGGTTTCCTGGCCAAGAAGCTTTATGGGCTTCCCTTCGTCCTGACGGTTCATAGTCTGGAGCCGCTGCGCGCCTGGAAGGCGGAACAGCTGGGCACCGGCTACGCGCTGAGTTCGTGGATGGAGAAGACTGCGATCCTTGACGCCGATGCGGTGATCGCGGTCTCAAATGGCACCCGCGAAGACATCCTCCGTGCCTATCCGGAGATCGATCCGGCTCGTATTCATGTGATCTACAACGGCATCAATCTCCGGGAATATCGTAAGACGGCGGACACTGACGCACTCATTCGCTACGGTGTCGATCCGACTCGGCCGTACGTGCTCTTCGTCGGCCGCATCACCCGGCAGAAGGGCGTGACCCATTTAGTCGACGCCATCCAATACATGCCTCCTGAGACCCAGGTCGTCTTGTGCGCGGGCGCTCCCGACACTCCGGTGATCGCCGAAGAAATGCGGCATAAGTTTCACGAGGCAAAGATGAAGAATCCACGGATCGTGTGGATCGAAAAGATGGTCTCCAAGGAGGAGGCGATCCAGCTCTATAGCAACGCCCAGGTCTTTTGTTGCCCCTCCGTCTACGAGCCTTTCGGCATCATTAACCTGGAGGCGATGGCCTGCGAAACCGCCGTCGTGGCGAGCGCTACTGGAGGAATCAAGGAAGTTGTCGTTGATGGCGAAACCGGCTACCTAGTGCCGTTTGAAGCTGATCCCGTTACCGGCTTTCCTTCTCACCCGGACCAGTTCGCCCGCGACTTAGGGGCAAAGGTCACCGAACTGCTCGGCGACCCGCAAAAGTGCGAACGTTTCGGCAAAGCCGGCCGCAAACGCGCCGAGGAGGTCTTCAGTTGGACGTCAGTTGCGGAGCAGACGGTGCACTTGTACATGAAGCTGATCGCAGACCGGAAACCAGCCTGA